A segment of the Actinomycetes bacterium genome:
GCGCCGTCACCTCGTCCTACGGCTACGGCTCCGGTGCCACGGTGCCCGGCACCGGCCTGTGGCTCAACAACTGCCTGGGCGAGCGCGAGCTCAACCGGGGTGCGCAGCCGCCGCCGGGCACCCACCTGGCGAGCAACATGGCGCCGACCGTCGGGCGCCGGGCCGATGGAGCGGCGCTGGCGATCGGCAGCCCCGGCGCCGACCGCATCACGACCGCGCTGCTGCAGGTGCTGGCGTCGTACGCCAACGGTGGGACGACCCTGCAGGCGGCCGTCGACCGGCCGCGGCTGCACGTCCACCACGTCGAGGGCGGCGGCGTGCGGGTCGACGCCGAGGAGGACCTGCCGCTTCCCGTGCTGGAGCTCGAGGTACGGCGGCACCACCCGCACTCGATGTACTTCGGCGGCGTGGCGGCGACCGGCGTGACGCCGGACGGGGGGCTTCAGGCGGCGGGCGACCCACGACGTGCGGGAGCCGTGGCCATCGGCTGAGCGCCGGCGGCCGGCGGTGCCAGAGCCGCGAGGAGCAGCACGACCGCGAAGAGCACCACGGTGGACACGTGGACCACGGTGCACCACAGGCAGATCGCGTCGATCCGGAACAGCTCGGCCCACACCAGGTAGAAGACGAACCCGACACCGGCGGCGAGCGCCGCGATCCGCAGCCGCGACACCAAGGGGCTCGCCGTGCGCCACGCGACGGGCAGGCACAGGGCGACGATCCCCACGTAGTAGACGAGCCCGAGCAGGGCCACCGGCACACCGGCCAGCTCGGAGTACGAGCTGCTGGTGACCTTCACGCAGTTGATGGCACCGGTGTCGGGGCAGGCCAGCGTCGCCGACGTGGAGTAGTGCTCGTAGGCGAGGTAGATCGACACCCCGAGCCCCAGCAGGGCCAGGGGCAGCGTGAGCAGGACCGCCCGCCGGGTCGGGGTCACGAGCCCGCGTCGAGCTTCTTCGCCGCCGTCATCACGCCCGTCGACATGCAGACGTTGTGCGGCTGTCCGTCGGTCAGCTCGCACAGGGCGGCCGTCAGCACGTTCGCCGACCCGTTGACGGCCTGCGCGGTGTCGCTCTGCGGGTCGTCGAGCGCGGACGCGATGTCCGTCCGAGACTTGCCCACCAGGACGTCGGGGACGTACTGCGACCCACCGAGGACGAACTCGCCGCCGAGGGAAAGGAACGGGATGGAGCCGGC
Coding sequences within it:
- a CDS encoding vitamin K epoxide reductase family protein; the protein is MTPTRRAVLLTLPLALLGLGVSIYLAYEHYSTSATLACPDTGAINCVKVTSSSYSELAGVPVALLGLVYYVGIVALCLPVAWRTASPLVSRLRIAALAAGVGFVFYLVWAELFRIDAICLWCTVVHVSTVVLFAVVLLLAALAPPAAGAQPMATAPARRGSPAA